Part of the Erwinia amylovora genome is shown below.
CTGGAAGGCGTGGTGTTGTTCATCATTCTCAACCTGTTTATCCGTAAATCGCGTCCGATGGGCGCAGTATCCGGGCTTTTCCTTGTTGGTTACGGCGCGTTCCGTATCATCGTTGAGTTTTTCCGTCAGCCCGACCAGCAGCTTGGCCTGTTCAGCGGCATCAGCATGGGACAAATCCTGTCGCTGCCGATGATTCTGGCCGGAGTGATTATGATGATTTGGGCGTATCGTCGCCGCCCGCAGCAACGAATTCGAGAGGCAAAATGAAACAGTATCTGGCATTAATGCAGCATGTGCTTGAGCAGGGCGCGCCGAAAGACGACCGTACCGGCACCGGTACGCTGTCAATTTTTGGTCACCAGATGCGTTTCAATCTGCAACAGGGCTTTCCGCTGGTCACCACCAAAAAGTGCCATCTGCGTTCGATTATTCATGAGCTTTTGTGGTTTTTGAACGGCGATACCAATACGGCTTATCTGAAAGAAAATAAGGTGTCAATCTGGGACGAATGGGCGGATGAAAATGGCGATCTTGGCCCGGTCTACGGCAAGCAGTGGCGCAGCTGGGGAACCGCAGACGGGAGACAGATTGACCAGTTAAGCAAGGTTATCGAACAGCTTAAAAGCGATCCTGACTCAAGACGCATGATCGTCTCTGCCTGGAATGTCGGCGAGCTGGACCAGATGGCGCTGGCGCCGTGCCATGCCCTTTTCCAGTTCTACGTGGCGCAGGGCAAGCTTTCTTGCCAGCTGTATCAGCGTTCTTGCGATATTTTCCTCGGCCTGCCGTTCAACATTGCCAGCTATGCTTTGCTGTTACACATGATCGCGCAGCAGTGCGACCTCGAAGTGGGCGATTTTGTCTGGACCGGTGGTGACACCCACCTGTACAGCAATCACCTGGAACAGGCACGTCTACAGCTGCAGCGTGAACCACACGCATTGCCAAAGTTGCTGATTAAGCGTAAACCGGCCTCGCTGTTTGACTATCGTTTCGATGATTTTGAGATTGAAGGTTACGATCCGCACCCGGCCATTAAAGCGCCGGTGGCTGTCTGAAGCTAACCCCCTGATTTCAAGGGATGGCAGCCAAACTGCTCAGGCAGCAGCGGGTAGCTTGCCGCCTGAGGCAGTTCAAAATGCCACCATTCGGTGGCAATGCCACAAAACCCCCCACCAGACATGATCGCGTTCAGCAACAGACGATGACGTTGAGCCTGCATTGGCACAGCAGGATGATACGCATGAGAACGCGGATGCATCTCGTCGAAGCCGGCTCCCATATCGACAATCCAGCCTTCATTATCCACCAGCGTTACATCCACCGCCGTACCGCGGCAATGGTTAGACCCCAAGCCTGGCGGGACGACATAGTCCGGATCCGGACAGGCCAGCCATAGATTTTGCTGTGCCTGCTGTGGGCGATATGCATCGTAAATCAACAGGGTGAAGCCAGCCAGCTGTGCAATGCGCGAGCTTTGCAGCAGCGCTGCGACGGCATTCGGATGTAGCAGACAGCGATTTTCAAGATAGATCGCTCGCCCGGTAATGTTGTCCGCCGTGGCGTACTTCAAATCGATTTTCACCTGTGGCAGCGCAACGCTGATGTCGACCAGATCGGTATCAGGCATCAAAATTTCTCCCTTTTGGAAGCCGCATCTTAACCTGTATGAATGCTCATGCAACATCACCATTATCCCGGAAGGAAGCTCGCATCACCATTAGTTGACGCTGGCAACCGCTGGAGAAAAGC
Proteins encoded:
- the thyA gene encoding thymidylate synthase, producing MKQYLALMQHVLEQGAPKDDRTGTGTLSIFGHQMRFNLQQGFPLVTTKKCHLRSIIHELLWFLNGDTNTAYLKENKVSIWDEWADENGDLGPVYGKQWRSWGTADGRQIDQLSKVIEQLKSDPDSRRMIVSAWNVGELDQMALAPCHALFQFYVAQGKLSCQLYQRSCDIFLGLPFNIASYALLLHMIAQQCDLEVGDFVWTGGDTHLYSNHLEQARLQLQREPHALPKLLIKRKPASLFDYRFDDFEIEGYDPHPAIKAPVAV
- the ddpX gene encoding D-alanyl-D-alanine dipeptidase; the protein is MPDTDLVDISVALPQVKIDLKYATADNITGRAIYLENRCLLHPNAVAALLQSSRIAQLAGFTLLIYDAYRPQQAQQNLWLACPDPDYVVPPGLGSNHCRGTAVDVTLVDNEGWIVDMGAGFDEMHPRSHAYHPAVPMQAQRHRLLLNAIMSGGGFCGIATEWWHFELPQAASYPLLPEQFGCHPLKSGG